Within Triticum dicoccoides isolate Atlit2015 ecotype Zavitan chromosome 1B, WEW_v2.0, whole genome shotgun sequence, the genomic segment AAACACACAGTGTAAATTGTGAAGCGTGCGCAATCCACCGCCTCAAATTTACAGCATCCCGTAGCGTTTTTCAGCGCGTGCCCAATTTTTTTtcacacgtactccctccgttctgaattacttgtcttagatttgtctagatgcggaggtatctagcactaaaatgagtctagatacatccgtatctagacaaatccaagacaagtaattcggaacggagggagtactgtttTACAGCTTCTGTTGAAGCTGTACTGTCCGGCATCAAAAACCTGAATTTTAATGCGCGGAGCAGTTCTCTAAACACATCGCACATGCGTCTAGAAGATGCAGCCAATCCGGACGCAGTTGAGCTCGCTAAACGCCCATCAAACAGTAACAATAAAGGCTTCGAGCCGCCCGTCACACCCGCTGCTCTCCCTAGGCGCCGCGAGCACGTCACTACGGATGCGGACGCGTGGTGCCCACTCGACCGCCGGATGGGGGCCAGGTCGCCATCCAGCCCCCGCCCTCGAACCCGGACGCCTTCCCGTCCAGATCCACTCCGCCCGCCTCGTCatcccccctcctccctcccttccCACTCTCCAGATCCCGCAACCCGCGAAACAAACCACCAGCCAAGCCGGCAAGCAATCCGCGCGCGCccattgttctctctctctctctctctccctctcagcaTCCGCTCCGAATCAGCTCCGACGGCATGGACGCGCCCGCACCTGCCAAGAGGagacgcggcggcggtggcggaggcggggAGAAGAAGGATCTGTTCCACGTCGTCCACAAGGTGCCCGCCGGCGACAGCCCCTACGTCCGGGCCAAGCACCTCCAGGTTGGTTAATCATTCGCAGCTCCCTTCCTGCCCATGCAAATTCTGCCTCTCTAGAGTGGATTTATTGTGGTCAAAACGGAAACTGGAATATATACTGTATGCAGTAGCCTTGATTGTGCACCGGTTGCCCAATCATGATAGCGGCCACCATGAAAGCAGATCACAGTACTATTCCCTACTTTTCCGTCGGCTCCGGGCGATTCTTGCCTTCTTGCTCTCGCCGCCAAATCTTCTTTGCTCCTCTTGGCCGAAAGAAATCGTTGTTCGCCGAATCGGTCACAGTGCTGAGGTTCTCCGTGTTGCCGCAAATGGGCAGTGGTCCATCGCGCGTGCGTGTTTAGTGAATGATTATGTTCTAATCACATCAAATTAAATTCAGTTACACCATACATAATTCATGATTAGTAGTTGAACGAGAGAAAAAtccctttcctcaaaaaaaaaaagaatctgTTTTCCCTGCAAACGTTAAGTTGCTGACTTGGGTGAAACGGCTTGTATTGATCAGCTCGTGGAGAAGGACGCGGAGGCGTCGATCGTGTGGTTCTGGAAGGCGATCAACTCCGGGGACAGGGTAGACAGCGCGCTCAAGGACATGGCCGTGGTGATGAAGCAGCAGGACCGCGCCGAGGAGGCGATAGAGGCCATCAGATCCTTCAGGCACCTCTGCTCCAGGCAGGCCCAGGAGTCCCTCGACAACCTGCTCATCGACCTCTACAAGGTACGTCTCAGTTGCACATCTCACAGGGAAATCTGCTCAAGGATTGATTCATGCATCAATTGTGACCTGATATGTCTGATTTTGATCTTCAGAAATGCGGAAAAGTCGACGAGCAGATAGAGCTGCTGAAACAGAAGCTCAAGATGATATGCCTCGGCGAGGCCTTCAACGGGAAGATCACCAAGACGGCGCGATCCCACGGCAAGAAGTTCCAGGTCTCGATCCAGCAGGAGATGTCACGCATTCTGGTACGGGTTGCTGCTCCCATGTTACTCTTACTGATTGCTAATTAGGCATGTGTTGGTCTGTCACTGCAGCAGTATTCAGTTATACTCAGGTTACTGAAACTTTTGATGTGCGATTTCACAGGGTAACCTTGGCTGGGCTTACATGCAGCAGAACAACTATGAAGCCGCTGAATTGGTTTATCGAAAGGCCCAGACTATCGTACCTGATGCCAACAGGGCGTGCAACCTCGGGCTGTGCCTCATTAAGCAGAGCAGACATGAGGAGGCAGTGCAAGTGCTTGAGGATGTCCTACTTCGCAGAATCTCCGGGTTGGATGACGACAAGGCGGTTGCCCGAGCTGAGCAGCTCCTCCGTGAGCTCGGTCCGACAACACACATTTCATCGCCCTTTGATATTGGCTTGAGTTTCACCGAAGAGATCATGGAGAGACTAGACCTTGTGATGAATGATTGGACACCGTTCAGGTCGAGGCGGCTGCCCGTATTTGAGGAGTTAGATGCATTCAGGGACCAAATGGCTTGTTGATTCATTACTTCGTTGGTTTTTAAACTTTAACGTGCATTTGCGTGTGGTAAATAGAAGttgatgtgcatgtatgtaggaggtTTTGTGGATGTTACAGGTGTGAATGAGAGATTTGATAGGTTGTAGATATCATAAGCAGCTAGGGTTGATGCAAAGCGTTCCCTTGCGGAATAATGTGGTTTCAGTTTTGAATGCAGTTGGTCTTTGCCCAGAGATATGCTTAATTTGACTTCCTTGCGATGTGAAATCGTCTTGTGGATTACTCACTTGCTTTAATTGCAAAAACTGAAATGATTCCTTTTCCTTTTGCTAAAAGCCCAACACTGAGTATAACATATTGCATACCAAGTAAAATTTCATCCATGCAGGAGCCAGCTTGAGCGAACACCGCCAAAGTCAAGAACTAGAGAACAAGTAAAAGAGACAGTTGGTGATGAATACAGATAAGAGAGCACTAATACACTCACAAAATAGACATGTGGTATACACACACAAAAaagaacacacacacaaacaccgcaAGAAAACATCTCACTATGTGTACAAAGCACCTAAGAACACCAAATAAAAGATGTGAATTCTGCAATGCTCTTTGACCTACAGTATGGATTTCAATGCAGTGGACTTGGCAACCTAGCTCTTTCTGAAACCAAGGGTCTGCAACTTCAATTCCCAACCCTTCCTATTCCCAGCCGACTTCCCGCGATCCTGAAATATATGTTACATTTAGTTTCATGCTCATGGCTCGCCCTCTTTGTCCATCATTGTTCTTGTGCGGTTTAATGTGGTGTGCAAGCCATGTTCGATGTTTTGGTTGTTGCTTCAGGCTCATGGCTCACCCTCTTTCTTCCCCATTTCTCTTGTGCGGTTTAATGAGGTGTGGTAGTCGTGCACGATGTTTTGGTTACTACTTATACACTTTTCACGTACATCAAGAAGGCGCAAGTTTGCGAACAGtgctttaggctggtcatagtgggaagtaacttagactagtgtcatgtatatataatagtagtatcatagatgacttcatttattagctcgtagactcatcttgtcttggaaagcgctatgttacaataacatattatgttaccacctctcattaattacttgccacataagcagaatTTTCATGAAGTgcactatgttactagctaagttactcccactatgactagcctacgtACTGTTGTTGGTCTTTAATGCTCCTAACTTCTGCAATTGTATCATGTCAGATGTGTAAGTACGGACTCGACTTTAGTTTTAAATATCTTCACCTATCAGTAATTTAAGTTCCCAAGACATCTCACTCTAAGCCAACTCCTTTGGAACAGAATTTTTTAAATGGTCTAAGGCTTTTTGTGAAGGAAGTGAACACCTTTACTTTTTTTTGCCCCAAACATTCTCTCTACGTCAATAAATTGTGAGGTTGTATACCCTTGATGTGAGATATTTGGACTGTTGAAGATAATCAACGAAATGTTTTCAATGATCGGGATGATTCGGCTTTGTCGTCTGGGATGCATCTGGCGATCATGTGCCTTTGCATGATGTGACTGAGACATTTGATAGATAAAAATCACAAGCTAGGGTTGATGCAAAGTGTTCCCTTGAGGAATAATATGGTTTTAGGTGTTTCTCGCTCAAGATAGGTTTAATTTGACTTGCTTGGGATGTGAAATGTTCATGTGTATTATTCACTTGATTTACTCACAGCGGTTGGAATATATTTTCTGCCAAAATTCCAACATAGTATATATAACAGAACAACTGAAATTCCATCCATATCAAATCCAGGTTGTGCCATATCACCATTGGCTATGCACTGCCAATGTTAAAGAACTTGCAAGCAAGTAATAGATGCACATGGTGTTGTATTACAGACAAGAGAGCAATATATACACAACTAATATCACCAACACTGCAAGAAGGCACTTTAATATTAATTTGGTTGCCGAATTCGAGAGTCTGATAACAATCTTCATGTGACGACAATATCTCTATGTGTAGAATGGGTGCCAAATACCAAAAATGATTTTGTCAATGCTATTTGGCCTACAATATGAAGTCCAAAGGTGGGCACTCAGTTAGCTAGTTCTTTTCCTATTGGAACAAGCCATATGTAATAGGCCTGAAAATTTACTTTGGGTAAATAATTTTTTTGGCCCATTAGATTAAGATCCAACGATcatccttccttcttcttccttcaacTTTCTTCCTCCTCCACACATTCCTTCTCTCACAAAATTGACTTACCCAAATTACAAATGCAATCAACTTACATATAGCTATTGTGTTTCATATTACGATGCTCTGCAACTTTAATTCCTGGCTCTTCCTATTCCCAACAGACCTCTTTCGATATGAAAACATCGTTATCATTCATCTTCGTGCTCAAGGATCGCTCTCTTTCTCCCTCCATTGTCCTTGTGCCGCTTAATAAAGTGTGTTAGATGTGCTTGATGTTTTTGTTATACTTATGCACCTTCATGTATGCGAATTAGCCAATTTTTTGACCGGTGTTTTGTAGATGTACAATTATTTGGAGTTTAGTGATCCTAGCTTCCCGGATTGTATCTTGTCAATATGTTGGTAGGTAAGCTATCAGTTGAAGTTCAGTTTATAATATCTTCACCCATTTTTATTTTTAACTCCTGAAACAGCTCACTCCAATCCAACCTCTTTGGAACCTAAATTTATCAAAAAATAAGGTAGTTATCATCTTAGGTGTCTGAACGTTCACAGTAGAAACACGTTCATGTACATTGCTATAACGAATATACAACACAAAATGCATATCGCCACACAAAACTGAACTTCTATATGTCTCTTTTTCTACGGTTGATGCACGTTATCGAGGAGCTATACACATTCAGGGACTAATCGTGTTATAGTCTCTTTTATCTTTTTGAACGTGTATTTGTGTGTGGTAAGTAGTGCATGTGTATATAGGAGGTGATGTGGATGTTACGGGTGTGAATGAGCGCTCTGATTGATTGAAAATATCATGAAATAGGGTTGATGCAAAATGTTCCTTTTGAAGAATATAATGTAGTTTGACGTAAAATGAGCGCTCTAATTAATGTAGTTTTTACTTTCATGGGATGTGAAATTTCCACTTGGATTATTAACTTTGGTTTAATCTCAACATTTCATTGATTTTGCTAAAAAAATCAACATTAGTTGTAGCATATACTTAGTGTCGTTGCTCCCATGTGGCTCCTTTTGATAATTGGAAAGTAGTGGTTGAACCCCAGTTCGGTGCACCCGCACTACACCCACGCAAGGAAACATGCCAAAACTGTGGGAATGATTATGAACAAATGGTATGGATTGTTGCAAAATTTGGTGGTCAAATGACATCTAAGGAGCTCTACACAAAAAAATACAAGTTGTGCTCAAACAGTGCACGCACAATTTGAGTAATTTTCTGCTTTTTTTCTGTTCAGTACTTCTCGGATGTCATTTGACCACCAAACTTTACAAACATATATAACATTTGTTCATCATCATTCCCACAAAATTACAGATTTTTAAAATGTTTTGGTATGTTTTCTTGCGTGGGTGTAGCATGGGTGCACCGAGTTGAGGTGTAGAACAACCACTCTCTTTGATAATCTAGCATGTCATTACGGCATTCAGTTGCCATCGGCTTTTCAAAAATTCTCGGATGTTGAAATTTCAAGGCAACCTAGGATGGGCTTACACACATCAGAATGACTCAAAAGCATGTAATCAAAGAGCTAGATGCATTATTGTAAAGTAGGTTTGATGCAAAGCATTACCCTTGAGAATTTATGTTCGATCTAACTACATAATAGATTGTTGATATCATAAGCTAGGGTTGATGCTAAGTGGTCCCTCGAGGAATATTGTGATTTCGGTTGTGAATGCATATGTTATTTGCCCAAGATATGTCTATTTGACTTCCGCTAGATGGAAATTTCCATGTTGATTATTCACTTGCTTTAATTGCAAAAGGTGAAATGCTTAATAATAACAAAATGGAATGTTTATTTCTGCTAAAGAATTGAATACTAAGTATAAATTTTGCATACACCAACCAAAATTCCATCCATACTAAAGCCAATTTCAAACAGACTGGTATTGGGTATGCACCACCAACATCAAAAACTTGAGAGCAAGTAACAGAGACATGTGGTGCTGAATTACAGAAGTATGTACACAACGAATATCACCAACACTACAAGAAGGTGTTCTAAAATTTATCGGTTTACTGATATCCAATAGATTGATTACTAGATATGGATATCATATTGCGACGACAATCATACTAAGTGTAGAAAGGTTGACCAATCCAAAAGGGGAATTTTCCAATGGTACTTAGCTTGAATTATGGATTCCAATGCCACAATAATGTGGCTTTTTTAATCCATGTGTTGCCAACTTTAATTTCCCAACGCTTCCTATTCCTAGTGGGCTTCTCTCATTAACGGAACATCAGCACCCATTCAGCTTCATGCACGTGGTTTGCCCTCTCCACAGCCCACCTCCCTCCCACTGTCTTGTGCCATTAGTGGCGTGTGCTTTATGTGCTCTGTCTTTTGGTTATTACTTATACATCTTCATGTACATGAAGAAGCCACAAGTTTGAGAATGATGTTTTATGCGTGTATCATTATTTGGACTCTAGTGCTCCTGATTTCACAAATTATAGCATGTACTATGTTGGAAGGTAAGTATTGATTTGAGTTTAATTTAAGATATCTTTACACATCTGTAATTTTTATTCCCTACACATCCTATGCTGAGCCATCCTCTTTGGAACCAAAATTTGTGAAATGACCTGTAACTTTTTTCTATGAATTGAACACCTTTACTTTCTTCGCTCCAAATGTTCTCTCTATGTGTTAATAAAATGTGAGGTGGAATACTGTTGATGTTTATATTTCGATTGTTGAAGAATGTAGCTCCTGATTTGACATGTGCCAAAAGGAAATCCATTTAGATATGAAGCCAAGGCTACCAACTAAAGCCTCGAGATTTGACACCCACATGAGGGAGACACACTCGAGATTAATAATAATGGGTCCTTACTAGAGTCGGAAGGATCAAGGGGATGGCGCTTTGTCATCTTAGATGCCTCTAGCGATGTAGTTGGAGCAGGGGTAGCAAGATACCCAAAATACATGCTTGTATTCAATCATTGTCTATAGCACAAGCTTGGGGGTGACTCGGGTTCATATCAAGACTAACATTTGGTTGTTGTTGTGGGTTATTAATGGAAGCGATGATCATATGATGCCTTTACATGGTGTGATTGGGAGGCCTGGCAGATTGTATATATCATAAGGTGGAGCTAATACAAAGAGTCTTCTTTAGGTATAATGTGGTTTCCGGTGAGAGTGCACTTGTTCATTGCTCGGCATGTGTTAGTTTGACTTTCTCATGATGTGGAATTTCCAATGGATTATTTACTTGCTTTAATCACAAAACCTGAAGTGTTTTCCCCCAAAAACTCAATAGGGAGTATAACATATAGAACAACTAAAGTAAATAATGCACATGATGTTGAATCACTGTTAGGACGGCGATATATATAAATAACAAATAACACCACCACTACAAGATGACAATCCAATATTAGTTTGATTATTGAAATCCAAGAGTTTGATTGATGAGGATCTTCATGTGGCGTTAATATCTCTATGTGTAGAATGGATGCTGAATAccaaaaaaataaatagaaaatgcTATTGCCCTACACTATGGATACAAACCATGGGGACTCGAGTAGCTAccccttcctccccctccccctccctgatGCCACCTGAGGATTCCGTCGGTCCTGATGTGCGGCCTCCAATGAAGGTGGCCGTGAGGCTCAGTTACCCTACCTCGTCGCAAGGAGCTCAGGATGCCAGGGCAGCGGCCCCGGGTGGAGATGGCGGTGCGGATCTCGGCCAATGGATGGTGTCGCGGGAGCTAGCCGTTCCTTCTGGCCATGTGGGCAGCGGAGGTCCTTGTGGCTGCGTGATGTTCCGGTGGATACGCCGGATCTGGATCCTAGCCCCCTCCCTGAAGTTGTCTCCATCTTTTCTTACATACAGTTGGTCCCAGGGCACAATCATCCTAATCAATATCGTCTACAACTGCAAACAAAGAAGACCAAAAAAGTAACTAAAACTGCTTCACAGGTTTCAGTTATATGCACTGAAGATCAAAATGTTCAGAATGAACATAAGTTCAGAAAAAATGGTCAGAAGCTGAACAAGAGCAGGAAACAGAGAAGAAAAGGATATCATAAGATAGTGTTGATGTAAAGCATTCCCTTGACGGATATCGTAGTTTGATGTGTGAATACAACAGTTATTCACTTAAGACATGTTTTATGTAACTTGTTCAGGATGTGAAATTTGCAAGTAGATTATTCACTGAATTCATCACAAAAATGGGAATGCTTTTGGCCAAAAACCAACACaatgtataaatagaacaactaaaATTTTGACCATACCAGAGCCAGCGTGAACCACACCAACATTGGATTTGCAGTGTCAATATAGATAACAATAAATCAACCAATTGCGGGTGCGGATCCAGTTTTGGCGGGCGAGGAGAAATCACACAAGCATCGTTGCTCAGACGGCAGACCGTTGGACGTGACCGTCCCGCCGTGCAGTCGGTTGGTGAGTTGGCTTGGCCATTGCTGTTTTGCGCCGGCAAGAAGCAGAAACATTGTTTCAGAAGAGCAGATCTCACAAACAACATATCGATCAATAATGCAACGTGTACCGAATTAGAATTAGAGTAGAGTACTCAGCTTGTTCGTTTGTGTCAGACACAATTCTTCTGAGTTGCCGATGGAGCCACCGTACAGTCCAGCCAGTTAATGCATATCACATTCCCATTTCCCATTtcagttttcttcttcttccttgcttcattcatgttgacgtataatgtgttgcATAGTCTCTTCCATCATATCGGTCTTTTAGttacattggctagagcatgcacttctacatggtatcagagccaagaggtcttgagttcaagacccgggtggcgcaattaaattgcagcccatttttggtccacgtttaggcctgagggagccacacgtgagggggagtgttgatgtATAACATGCTGCATAGTCTCTTCCATcaaatcggtcttttggttgcattggctagagcatgcacttctacaattCATTCACAGTCACCCTCCCAGCGTCCGCAATCAGTCTAACAATAACGCATCAGGTTCTCATTTTCGTTCCGTTCGACGCTCCAGAACGAGCAGGGCAAGTACGCCCTCAAAAAAAATTTATGCATAGACGTATAGTGTCGTTGGTATATGTCTGAAAGTAGTGTATGGGGGTACGGATTAGAGGGCGGAGTCTAGCTACGACGGAGTTGTTACACTcggatttacgagttcagacccctcGCAAAGGAGGTAACGACCTTATGTCTCGGTGCTCTGGAGCTTGATTGACCGGAGTGTATCATTTACAAGAGATTGCAGACCCTTGTTATGGAGCTAGGGGTGGCTTATACAGAGTACGCCCGACCCCTGATGAATGCCTCCATAACTAAGCATTAAAGGGAGGTTTTAAGGGCGACAATTACTGGTAATGTCTATATTGACTGCTCTTGAAGGCGGTTGACGCACGTCTTGACCGTTGCGATCTTGGGGAGGCTCCTAGTCTTCTCTGTCCGAGTGGACTCAGGTACTCCGAGTGATATGAGTCAGTCGAGTGGATCGTTTAGACTTTGAGTGGTTGCTATCTTCCGAGTGATACTCAGATTGTAGTAATTATGAGCGGTAACCTGACCCTGGGGCCCAGTTTCCAGTGCATGGTATCCTTGGGTAGGGTCTGTAGGTCAGGCATGTGACCTATCCCTAGTACATctcctcgtcattagcccccgaatttgTCAATGTTATTTGGCTTGCATTATGGATTCCAATGCCAATCAATTCAATCTTGCTCTTTTTTAATTCATCTGTCACCAACTTCAATTCCCAATGCTTCCCACTCTTAGTTGGCCTCTCTCAGTTTTGGAACTTCTGTACCATTCAACTTCATGCTCATGGATCgccctctcccccctcccccccaccacacacacaccacCTCCACACACATGCACACATTGTTCTTGTGCCATTACTATAACGTCCTAGGCGTGCTCCATGTTTCGATGATGACTTATTTGAAATCCAGTGCTCTTGGCTTCCCAATTATATCATGTCACTATGTTGGTAGGTATGTATTGACTCGACTTTAATTTACAATATCTTCACCTATCTGCAGTTTTTATTCCCTACACATCTTAATCTGGGCCAACCTCTTTAGAAGCAAACTTTGTGAAATGACCTATAACTTTTTCTACAAAATGAATACATTTACTTTCTTCTCTCCATATGTTATGTCCCCGTGTTAACAAAATTTGAGGTCCATTCATGTGAGATATTCAGATTGGTGAAGATGTTGGCTCCTAATTTAACATGTACTAAAAGGCAATCCATTTAGACTATGAAGCCAAGCCCACTAAGTAAAGCCTCAAGGACTGACACGCACCTGTGGGAGATGCTCAAGATCAATATTAATGGGTCCTTACTGGAGTCGTCCGGGTTGAGGAGGTGGGCCTTTTTCATCTTAGATGCCTCTAGTGATGTAGTTTGTAGGGGCAGCAAGATACCCAACATGCAAGACCCAATGCAAGTGGAATATATTGCATGCATCCAACCATTGTCTGTAGCACAAGCTTGGGGGATGACTCAGGTTCATATCAATACTAGCATTTAGTTGTTGTTGCTGGCGACTAATTGACGTGATGATGATATGATGCCTTTGCATGGCATGAATGAGAGGCTGGGTGGATTATGGATATCACAAGGTGGGGCTAATGCAAAGAGTCCTCTTTGGGAATAATGTGGTTTCACGTGTGAGTTTAGTTGTTCTTTGCTCAACATATGTTTAATATGACTTCGTCATGATGTGGAATTTTCTATGGATTATTCACTTCCTTTAATCTCAAAACCTGAACCGTTTTGCCCCAAAACTCAACACAGAGTATAACATAGACCGACTAAAGTTCCATCTAGTTCAGAGCAAGCTTGAGTTAGGTTAGCACTGGTTACGCGGTGCCAATGTAATATCCTGAAGCAAACAAACATAGGCACATGATGTTGAATCACTGTTAGGAGAGCAACATATACACAACAAATACCACCACCACTACAAGATGATGATCCAATACCGTTTCGTTGCCAAGGATCTTCATGTGACGTCAATCTCTATATGTCCAAAATGGATGCCAAATACCATAATAGAATCTGGCAATGCTATTTATTTCATGATCCACTGTACCATAACTTTAATTAATTCCCAGCCTTCCTATTCCCAACCAACCTCTCTTGATAACGAAACATCAGTATCATTTAACTTCTTGCTTACGACTCGTCATCTTGCTCACCCATTGGTCTTGTGTTGTTTAATTAAGTGTGTTAATCATGCTCGGTGTTTTGATTATACTTATGCACCTTCACGTATGTGAAGAAGCCAAAAGTTTGTGAAAGTTGTTTTATGGACGTACAACTATTTGGACTTTAGTGCTAAAACTTCCCGGTTGTATCTTTGCCTGTGAGTTGTTAGGTAAGCTATTGTATCAAATTTATTTTGTTCTTGTGACCATGAGATAACAATCAATCATCTTTTTCTCTCTTGGTTGTTTGCTTCTTTGCTTTGATGGACGATTCAAGTAGCATTCAATTTGACTCCACCTACTAGTATAAAAAAATTGTTTGGGACCTCGTTGGCTGGAATTCACCCCAAAATTAAGGAACATATCTGGGTCGGAATGTGAGTCTTGTTTTATGAAAAATTGGAGCAAATtgcgtttttaacagaacaacttttccaaaccttttgcaggttattttcaggATTAAAACATGGACCTTACTGTAGTGTGT encodes:
- the LOC119348906 gene encoding protein SULFUR DEFICIENCY-INDUCED 2-like, giving the protein MDAPAPAKRRRGGGGGGGEKKDLFHVVHKVPAGDSPYVRAKHLQLVEKDAEASIVWFWKAINSGDRVDSALKDMAVVMKQQDRAEEAIEAIRSFRHLCSRQAQESLDNLLIDLYKKCGKVDEQIELLKQKLKMICLGEAFNGKITKTARSHGKKFQVSIQQEMSRILGNLGWAYMQQNNYEAAELVYRKAQTIVPDANRACNLGLCLIKQSRHEEAVQVLEDVLLRRISGLDDDKAVARAEQLLRELGPTTHISSPFDIGLSFTEEIMERLDLVMNDWTPFRSRRLPVFEELDAFRDQMAC